The Campylobacter showae DNA window GGCTGTTAAAATTTTATATCGGATTTTTTATGACCGCTTTTGCTGCTCTTGTAAGCTGGATCGCTACGCATTATAAAAATTTTGATGATGCGATTATTTTTTACGGGGCTTGCGGAGTCGCCGTCGTCCTTTTTATTGGTATAATTTTAGGCACTATGCATGCCAAAAAAATTTTAAAAGAAATTAGAGAATTGAAGAAATAGGAGGATAAAATGAGTTCGTTTGTGATCGCTTTCTTTATGGTTGTTAGTGCGATTATTATATGCTGGTCGGCTTTAAGGTCTGTGCAGTCGGAGTAATATTGGCCTATACGTTCCGTTGGTCTTGCTGGCTAGTTTCGTCGTCGGCTACTTGTGGATAAAGAGCGGCAAAAAAATACCCGATTTTTTTCTAGTTCGCATTTTGCGCGGCTAAGCTCTTCAAAAAGTTTTTCATATTGCGGTCGAATTCTTCAAAGAGTATATATTCTATTTCGCCGCGATCGTCTGCGGCGATGATTTTCTCAAGCTCTTTTTGATCTGCTTCGTTTAAGCCGGGTTCGTCCTTGATTGTCGTCATTTAGTCTCCGTATCTCTCGAAAGTATTTTTAAAGTGCTTGAAATTGTCAAATCTCATTACGGTCGAGTATTCGTCATCGACGTTGAAAAGCTTGACTTCTATTTGCTCCCCGCTTTGCTCGAAGCTTTGAATTTTTAGTATATCCGTGACGTTCATTTTTTCGTTGTATATGCGTAGGTATCTGCCTATGTACGGGTCAAAGTCATTGACGGCTTTGCCCGTGATAGGATTGCTGCGCTTTAACTCTCTAAGCATATCCTGGCGCTTGATGTCGCTCGCGATCGTGTCTAAATTTCGGCGATTCTCTTTTTTGTCGTGCTCGATGTCGCTTATAGGCTGCGGCTCAAAGTAGAATTCTAGCGCATCGATATTTCGCCCGCTTTTAATCTTTTTTATCATAAGCCCCTTAAACGGTGCTCGTCGCTGATCAAACAGGTTGCGTTCTGCTGATAGTTCTCTTATTGCTGGCTTTAAAATTTGCTGGTCTATATTGCACGCTTGATAGCTTTCGGGTATCCCTAAAAGCTCCTTGAAGTCTTTATATTTAATATGCCATAAACCAGTTTGCCTAAACTGCTTCAAATATCGATAAATGGTCTTTGCATACGTCCCGCTAAGCCCCACAAACTCGGCTAATTCATACCTTGTCCAGCCTTTTAGTGGGCTTGAAATATAGCGATCCTTAAAACCTTGTGATACCTGAACTCTTAAAATTCTATTTTTGGTGTCTGTTTCAAGCATGGGAAAAATAATCTCTTGCCGTAAATCCCCTTCATCATTGATTTCATACCGAAATTTAAACTCTTGCAGCTTACCGAGCTTATCTAAGATTTCTTTTCGATAGCTACTGCTGTCAGCTACTTGAGCCAACTCGAATACTTTATAAAAATCAAGTTCTAATATGTAGCCGTCCGTATTTCTAAACTGTTGCAAGATAGTAAAAAATACGTTTTGTTGCGCTTCCGTGAGAGTATTAAATTTTAGCTCGTGTAGCTCGTTTGAATATTTAACGACTTCGTTCATACAATAATCCATATATTATTTTATTATTGTATTATATAAAAAATAGAATAATAAATCAATACCATATATTATTTTTTATAATAGAAAAGTAGCGGAAAATCTATTATTGTATTTCGGAAAATCTATTATTGTATAAAAGGAAAATCTATTATTGTATTTCGGAAAATCTATTATTGTATGATGTCTAAACCCCTTGGTATCACGGCTCTAGCGAGACCCTAAAAGATATAAAAGAATTTAAAAAAGAGGTTAAAAGAAAACTTCGTCGCAAAAAATCGCAAAAATTGGCTTAAACACAATCGGAACCGGGGCGTGTGTACGTGCTTGTGCTTACGCACTGCGCACCGCCCCCTTACCCCCTATTCCGCCTTGCTTATGCGCTAAAGCGCCGCAAGGCTACCTCTTTTAGAGGATAATGTGAATTATCTGCTCAGCCCCATACCGCTACCGCTACGTTTGCGCTTTTCTCGGTCTTGCTCCTCTTTTTGCTCGAGAATCAGCCGTTTTGCATGCTCGATAAGGTTGCCAATAGTTGATTTAGCTCGCTGGAATAGTTGTTCAACTGCTCTTCTTGCGTCTTGATATAGTTTTCGTATCTCGTCATCTCTTTTTCTAATAGCTCTATATTCTGTCCATTGATTTGTATTTTCTTCGTCAAGTCGTCTATAACGCTCTCGTATTCGTTCTTGATGTTCTGCAGCAGCTCGTTGATTTCTTTTTCGTCTGTCGCTTTCCAGTCGTTTAGCCTCATCGCTAGATCGTTGCTGTAGTCTCGCTCTTGTTTCAACTCTAGGAGCAATTGCTTGACTTGCTGCGTCAATCTCTCGTTTTCTGTTATCAATTCCTCTTCTAATGCCGTCATCATCGCTTAATCCTCGATCGTCTTGATGTGTATGTAAGCCATATTGCCATCCGTTTGCACTTTCTCTTTGGGTATTTCGAGGAAATAATTGGTCGCTTTTTTGCTCTTGGTTCTCTCGACGTATCTCATTTCCTGCGGAATTTGCCACTGCGTTGCCGGGTTTATTTTGTTCCAGGTTATCCATATGCCCGAGCCTGCTCCGATCAGCGCGAATAATATCGCCGTTAGAGCCAAGGTCGTCCATTTGTAGGCGTTGGTCTGCTTGGCTGAGTCTTCTATCTTGCTGAATGTCGATTCTGCTTTTTGCTCGATGCTTTCTAGTTTTGAGTTCAAATTCTCCGATATTGTATTCATCTCGCTTTGATACAAGTTCGTTAATTTGGTCTCGGTATTGTTGAATTTCTGATTGAATATCTCGGTTATGATATTGACGTATTCTTCGGATTGTTTCTGCGCCGCGCTCTTCAAGCTCTCTAGCGTCTTTGAAATCTGCATAAATTCCTCCTTGAAGTCTATTTTTTTTGGTACTACCCGGCAGGATCACAGTGATCGAGTTTTTAGTCTCCCGGCTGATTTGTATATTTTCATCGCGTAGCAGTTCTAACATTTGAGCCCTGCTTTTGATTATTCCAGCTTCTACTAGCTCGTGTAAGGTTTTATCCAAAGCTTCAACGTTTGCGTAGTTTTTAATGTCTTTTTTGCTTGCGCTTATAGTATTTTTTCTGCCAGGATCGTCAGGATCGCTAAAGCCGTATTCGAGATTTACGGCTTTTTTCCAAAGATCGATCCTGGTAAGGTCGGGTTTTGAGTAGAAAAACGGATTAAAGCTCGTTCCCGTGACCAGGTCTATTTTCGGGATGATGAAATTTAGCTCCAGCCTACCGCCTTTGTCTTCGTGCTGCACCCACAAGATATTTACGCGCTCTTTCATAAAGTCGCCTAGTAGCGTGCGTTCAAAGTCAGCCATTATCTCTAGCTTAGTTTGTTCTGATATTCTTGCGGCGCTTTCTTGAAAGCTTAAAACTCCGAAGCATACCTTTTGTTTTTTTGAAATTTGGCTTATGATAGCCCTAGTTTGAGCCTCGTCGCCCTTTAAAATTTTTGCCGTACCCTGCTGTACTCTTTCGTTGAGGACGTAATTAACGCTACCTATACCGCCGCCGCTTTTACTGGGTAGAAATTTGACTATCATCGTTTTTTGCTTTTTTGCTCGTCTTGATGTTTGCTGTTTAGAAGCTTATAGATGCCCCTTAGGGCTTCAAACGACCTTGATATAATACTTAACCCTACCTTGTCAAGACTTTCGCCCTTGTTGAGCCTCGTAGCGATTTGATTGAGGTTATTACCCTGGCGCGATAACTCAAGGATAAGCTCTTTTGTGAGTGGCGTTTTCGTAAGAGATCGCGATAGCATCGAATTTACGGCGTATTTGGTAAAATTTACTCCCCCGTTCTCATCCATTTTTTCTTGAATTTTATTCCACTCCTCCGGCGTAAGACGCATTATTTTTGTGATGGTTCTAGTTTTTCCAGCTCTTTTTTTGCTTTTTGGAAAGCTTTTGTTCTGATCGTCAGTCATTACTCCTGCCTTTAATCCAGCTTAAAATTTCGCTTAAAAACCATAAAGGTATGATAACTCCCAGCAAACAGGCTAATAGAAAAAAGACTGAAGAGAATATCAGCCAGCCTAGCATAAAGACGATACCTAGTGCTACAACGTATATGCAGCAAATTAAAATTTTATTTTCTACGGACGAGTTATCGATCAAATTTAAACCTCTCAATTGTTACGGCACGAGTCGCTTAAGGGGGTTAAGGGGGATTTGCCCCCTTACGAGCACCGAACGTTATACGAAATGCGAAAGCATTACGTATATACGGGCGGTATGCTCGCCCTATAAAATATTTAACTATTTTTTAGAATTATAGCGCAAAAAGTTGGGGTTGTAAATAGGTGGGATGTTTGATATAATAAAAGCTAATCTCATCAAAAGGAAAACAATGAAAAAAATCGTTTTAGCTATGGTCGTTGCCGGGCTATGCTCTTTAAATTTGAGTGCCGGGGAACTGGAGGATAATATCAAGAAATGCGACGGCGGCGATGCGCAGGCTTGTTTGAAAGTATCTGACGCTTATTTTTCAATGGATGAGAATCACCCTAAAAGATCCGAATTTCATGAAAAAGCTTGTAATTTAAAAAATGCCGACGGTTGCATGTTGGTCGGGTTTAGCTATGAAAAAAAAGGCGATATGGCTAATGCTAAGAAATTTTATACTAGGGCTTGCGATTTAGGAAATGAAGTGGCTTGCACGATGAAGTAAAAAATTAAAAAATAAAGCCTGATCGCAAAATCAGGCTTTATTATCTAAGCGGTTAAAATATACCGCCAATCCCTTCCATAAAGAAGATATACTGAACCTCTTGGGCATATTTACGTTTTAAAATGACGTAGCAAGCTATGTTAATATAGTCTGCCTTATCATCCTCTAGCTTGTCTATATACATTTTTATAAGCTCTTTGGCGGCTTTCATAATATTGCCTCTACCTAGCGCAATAAAAATTTTATTTACTCTCTCGATCCTTTTGGTGCATCTTGCAGCCTCGTCGAGAAACTCATCGACCTTTTTGGCTACCGCCGGAGTAATACGCTCTATCGTAGCATCGGCTCGTAAGCCTAGTAGCCTAGAGATGATCATAACGTATTTTTCTTTGTCCTCAAGCGTAAGACTGTTATAATTAACGCCTGGTGTTGGTTGTGGTTGTCCCGGTATTCCTGGAAATCTTGACATGTTTCTATCCTTTTTTATTTTTTATGATTTGTTTGGTTTATAGTGTTGGTATTGCTATGCCCAACGCTAAATAAAGCGCTGCAACCCGCGAGGATCACTGAAAGCGCAACTAAAAATGCTATAATTGTTTTTTTCACTTAACAACTCCTTTTGTTTATTGTAATTCGGACAAAGGGGGTTTTATTCACTCAAACAATTTTTGCGTAATTCGAAATTTAAGGGCATAATACGCCCTAGCCTGAAATCTCTTGTTTAAAAAACATTGATAAATATCACGTTTTAAAAACGCCCGTAAAATGTTACTGTTTTGTTGATTTTTTGCTCTTTGTCCGCCACTGGCGGCTTATGAGCTGCTTGAATGTATTAAGTAGCCTTAAATCCGAATTACAGGGGGAATTATAGCAGAGGACGGCTTAAAAATTTATATAAATCTACTTAGTTTTTCTTGAATTGTAGTATAGTAAAAAATGATAACTCTTATTATTTATAATAATGCTGGTATTTAATATATATTAGCATTTAATCCTATTGCCTTGCTCTTCCCATTCCTTAGCTATTTTTTTGATTTGAGCTAGGTTGTCTTGGGCGGTTTGCCACTGATCTAGATCGAGCTGATTTTTCTTTTCGTTCTCGGCCGTAAAGATCAGAGCGTTGTAAATTCCACCTATTAGGCGCGCAGCAAAGTCTTTTTTGCCCATGATCGCGAATATTACGTCTTTTCCGCTATAAGCCGTATAATAAGGCCTATCTTTTGATGCTCAAATAGTAAAAAATCCAAAGAACCTGACTGTAGACATGGTGGAGATAGAAAATCCGCTTAAAAAGAAACCTTCTAAGCAAGATCCGGACTTTGATCGATAGCTAAATGCTAATGAAAATGTTTGTTTTCAATAGTAAAAGAGAGGAAAGCCCTAGTTTAGGGGCTTTTGAAAGGGGTATTTTTTAGTTTAAGGTTTATGGGCGGCAAGGCCGGGCGAAGCTTAAAGAGTAGGATGTCGTATTTTAGGGGGTTTGGAGTTTAAGGTTGCAGTGCCAATCTAATCTCTCTTGCTATTTCAAATGCGAGATTCACTGGCACTGCATTGCCAATCATTTTATAGGTACCATTTAAGTTACTATAATAAACACTTATTGCAGCGGTCGTAGACCCCTATTTTTTAGTATTATATTTATCTACTCTTATGAAAGCCCAGTTCATATATTCTTGTTTTTGCTCAAAGCGGTTGCTGTTAAAGTACTTATTGAGATTATAAACTTCCGGCTCCGTAAGCTCTCTCGAAAGTCCCCATTGGATTTTTTTAACAAGATCGTCAATAGTTTCAGGCATTCCATCACTGCATGAAGTTTGTATATACTCTAGCTTTGGAAGATATCCCATTTGGAATAAAATATTTATTAAATATATAAAGTCTGGCCTTTTTTCAATGTTGCTCCCGAGAGCATTTAAAACGTCTTCATTAATGAAACTACCGACTTTAAAAGTAATATAAAGAGCCTTTTTAGTCTTGGAAAGCAGTTTTTCTAGAGCCAATTTTAAGTCATCTACGTCAAGGCAACGAGATGCAAACGTAATATCGCACTCAGGTACGTCGCTAAAGTCGTCTTCGAATGCTTTTTGCGCGAATTCAATATTTTTACAATTAAAATCCCGAGAGTTTTGTTCTGCGAATTCTAGCATTTTCGACGAAAAATCATAACCGTAAATTTTATCTACCTTATTTGCTGCAGCTATGCTTAATGCTCCGGCACCGCATGCGAAATCAAGAAGCGTTCTTACGCCATCAAAATCGACTCTTGAGATAAAGTCTTTAACATAGTCGCTCTTAAGTACGCTCTCACTAAAGCTTGCTGCCTTAACATCCCATTTGGCTACTGATTTCCTAATAAAAGAGCTATTTGTTCTTTGCTCCTTATAAAGCTTATTGAAATCCAGCCTATCGTAATTAGAAGGTAATATCATAATTTGTCCTCATATTTTTGATAATCTATTCCGTAAATCTTATCTATATTTGATGGATTTATCAATTCATCGCACTTTCCAAAATCTAGTATCTTGCCGTCTTTTAAAAACAATACTAGATTTGAAACAAATTTAGCGTGACGAGGGTAATGAGTGGTTTGTACGAAAGTATACCCCTCGTCTTTTAGCGTCTTTATCATTTCAAGTAGTTTGATTTGATTGCCGAAGTCAAGCCCGGTCGTAGGTTCGTCCATAAAAATAACTTTGGCGCCTTGTACTAAGGTTCTAGCGATATATGCCAGCTGCCTTTGTCCGCCGCTTATTCTAGTATAAAGTTCATCTTTTAGCTCTAAAATACCCATTCTTTCCAATGCATACTCGGCAAGTTTTTTATCGGCAAGGCTAAAGTTAGAAAATAAAGACGTTCTGCACAATGCGCCCATTAATACTATGTCAAATACGCTATATTCATATGACGGGGCATGCGTTTGAGGAACGTAGGCTATAAGCCTTGCAAGTTCTTTTTTTTCGTAATTCCTTACGCTTTTACCGCATATATTTACCGTACCCTCGAATTTTAAAAACCCGAGCATAATACGCAGGAGGGTGCTTTTACCGCTACCGTTTGCGCCCAGAATACTAAGCGTATCGCCTTTTTTGATACTAAAACTTATACCGTTTAGTATATTCTTATCTTTGTACCCGAATTTTAGGTTTCTGATTTCTATCATTAAAAACTCTTTTTAGCTCTACGAAGCACTAAAATAAATATAGGTATTCCAAACAGTGAAGTTACTATACCTATCGGGACTTCAAAAGTAAACATAAGTCTCGAAAAGTTATCGCAAAAGAGTAAAAATATAGCACCTATTATAGCTGAACTAGACAATACGGTGCGATTATCCGCTCCGAATATAAAACGAGCCATATGTGGAACTATAAGGCCTATCCAACCGATAATACCGGCTATCGTTACGCTTAGGGCACTGATAAAGGTAGCAACTAAAATAACGAAAATTTTAACCCTAGTAACATTTATGCCCAGACTTTTAGCCTCTTCTTCTCCCAGACTCAGCGCATTTAAATATTTGCCGCTAAAGGCCAACAATAGTATTCCTACAAACATCGGCAAAATCGAAATTTGAATAAAATTCTTCGAAGCAAACCCTAGGCTACCCATTAAAAAATAAGTAATAGCCGGCAATGAGTCATTTGGATCGGCTGCGTATTTTAATGCTGATAGTAAAGACGTAAAAAGAGAGCCGCTAATAACGCCACCAAGAACCAATACTATAATACTGCCGGAGCGTGAATAAAAGGCCGATATACTTAAGGCCGTTAGTACCGCTATAAAACCAAACGCAAAGGTACTAAGCTGAATGAGATATTCGTTTAATCCGAAAAACATTCCTATGGCGGCGCCGAATCCGGCACCGCTTAAAACCCCAAGTATTGATGGACTTACTAGAGGATTTACAAACATGGCTTGATATGCTGAGCCAGAAATAGCCAAACTAGCGCCTATTATAATGCAGGCCATTATTCTAGGAAGGCGAATTTCCGTTATCAAAGTATGCATAACTTGATAATTTTTTAAGTCTTCGCCTTTTATAACGGCTTTAAAATATATTAGATAATCTTCCGCATTAAAGCCGTATTTTCCTATTAGTACAGAAAGCAACATAAACCCTAGCAATAAGATACTTAAAAACGTAAAGGCTTTTTTACTCACCTATAAGCTCTTTTACTTGGTTGTCGCTTACGTCAACCTCTAGGAATAATTTATAAAAGTCCTTAACTTCCTTATTCATATTGAATTTAAATACATCAGGATGAGTTAAATTTATAAGCCATTTAAGCCCTATGAATCTCATAAATGAAGGCGGACGATCAAACCAAGAAAACGGTTCGCGAGGTAAGTAATAAGCTCTTTTATTTTTTACGGCTTTTAGTATTTGCCATTTAGGATCGTCATAGATTTTATCATAAAAGCTCTTCTCGAAAATTAATATAATATCAGGATCGTATTCGGCTATTTGTTCAAAGCTAATTTTGATGTGCCCATAAGCCGTAGCATCCGGGTTTCCGCTGCATTTATGCACATTTTCGGCACCGCTTAGCTCTATAAGCCTAGTGTGCCATGAGCCCTCGCATTCGGTAGCTAGTCCGTCGGGATCTTCGGCATAGTATATTTTGGGCTTAACAACCGAGTTTTTTACTATATATTCATTAAGCTCTTTTGAAATATCCATGGTTTTTTTAGAATACTCTATTAGCTTTTTTACTCTATCTTGCTTATCTAAAATTTTACCCAAAACTTCAAGAGAGTCGATATAGTCTTCTAATTCATAGCCTTTTAAGTATAGCATAGGTTTTTTTATGCCACCCAGGGTTTCTTTGAATTTCTTTTGAGTATTTTTAGAATCAGAATTTACCAGTATCAAATCAGGATCTAGCTTTAAAAGCATTTCCATATTTGGAATTTTGCCTTGCCCGAAAAATCCTCCTACTACCGGCTGGTTAATCATGCTCTCTTTTAGGTACGGCTTTTCTCTTTTGCCGAAACTAGAATTTATACCGCTGACTTTCTCGGGAGCAACGGCATATAGCAAAAATAGTAACGGCGGATTACTGGCGTAAACTTTATTTGGGACTCCATTTAAAGTCTGAATATCTACGCTATTTTTTGATATAAATTCATCAATCTGTTCGTTTGTCATAGCAAACGAAATATTTAGAGAAATAAATAATAAGCACAAAATATGTTTTAACATAACATTATCCTTTTTTTATAAATTTATAGAAATAAACTCTTGTCGGGCATCTTACCGCCCAAAAGCTTTGGATTAAACTCAAAAATAGTTTCAAAAAATGACATTATCTCATCTTGCATATCGCGAGCTTTTGTTACCGTCAAATTTGCCCTATCAAATGCATTAACCAGTGCCGGCTCTGGAACCGGTAGATATTCGGCTCCTATTTTGGCAGCGCTTTGCTTGTTGTCTTTGATCCAAGATAGAGCGTTAGTTAAGTCGCTATGAAGCGTATCAAATAGAGGCAAATTTGCTTTATAAAAATCTACGTCGACTATAATGCCTGCCATCGGAATGTACGGCTTGGTATTAAAGCTTTCTCCCCATACCTTAGGGATATCTACTCCATAATGTACTGCTACCCCCATTTTCTTCCCGCGCAGTATGGTTGCTGCCGGAAGAGGTTGAGGAACGATTAAAATATCATAATCTCTTTGTAGAAATAGCCCTGCAGCTTCCGGCGGCGTCTGCGTATACGTAATGTCTATTTTGGAAATATCTATTCCTCGTTTTTTACAAAGCGCTCGCAGAACCAAATCAGGCATGTCGCCCTTAAAAGGAATTATTAATTTTTTGCCGATAAAATCTTCAAAAGTTTTTATATTCTCATCTTTTACCATGGCTTGTATCGTACCAAGGCTAAGCAAATTTAGCATAGCTAAATTTAAGCCGTGATTTCGCATGTTTGCTCCCACGTTTGATGGCGCCATAGTAATTTTTATTTCTCCATTAGCTACGCCTGCTCGGAGTTGATCCGTACTATTCCAAATACGTAACCTCACGTCATGAGTCTTTGCTAGCTCGCCTTGTAGGCTTGCTACGGCCATTATTACGCTAGGAATTGCCGGCGCGCCCCACATCGTAAAGTTTTCCTTCGCAAAAAGGCTCGGTGCAAAAGCTGTAGCGCCAATCGCCGCGCCAAATCCTAAAAAACCTCGTCTATTCATATTGTATCTCCTTGCTATACAGATAGTTGTCTTTAAAAACTAGAGTGAAAACTGACAAACACCGCCCTCCCCGGCGCACGCACCACCGGATCTGGATCTAGCGCACCTACGTGCTCGCCGCTAATAAACTCGGCGTAATCTTTATCAAATATATTTGTGACCCCAAGCCTCACGCCCCAGCTATTTTTAAACTCAAATCCGCCGTAAACGTCCATCGTCGTAAAGCTCTTGGCCGCTTCGCGCTTGTCGATGCCAAAGCCAGTGGATTTATCGAAATCTCCCCTATTTTGCTTTGCCACGTAGCGCACCGCGGTGCCGATGTTGTAGCTGCCAAAGCTCGCGTAGTCTTTGTAATCAAATGCCAAATTTGCCTCAAACGGGCGGATCTGATAGAGCGGTCTGCCGTCGGTTTTGTTTTGTCCATAGTTGTAAAATAGCAATGTTTTTAACCCGAAATTTCGCGCGAAATTATACTCGCCGCGCAAATTTACGCTGTAAATTCTAGCATCGACGTTGCGCGTGATAACGGCGTTTTTATTTATCGGCAAGGCCGCGACAGAGTGGCGACGATCGTAGATAATCAGATCCTGCGCGTCGTCTGCGATAAAGTGCCCGCCCACGCTAAAGCTATCCTCGCCCTGACGCGAACTCATGTATTCTTTATAAAATTCGCTCTTATAAGTAAAGCCCAAATTTACGCGGTTGTGGCGCTCAGGCTTAATAAACGGATTGCTGATCCAGCCTCTAGTAGTCGGCCCATAGAGACTGCTAAAGCGTTCCATATTGCTCGGCATACGATAAAGACTCTCTATAGCCACATAGTAATTATCTTGCTTATTGGGCGTGAAGTCGTATTTTAGGCTAGCGCTTAAGCCATTCTGTTTTATATTGCCGTCAAAGTCTTTGCCGTAAATTTGTTTAATAAGCTTAGCGACGGTATTTATCGCGCTTGCTCCGTTATAAACCGTATTTAAATCATTTAAATTCGACTTCATCCAGTCGTAGTTTAGAGCTAGGCTGAGCTTGTGCGCGTCAGTAAATTTATAGCTTAGCGTATCAAAAACTCTCGTTTTTTTATTCGTTACGTCTGCAAACCTAAAGCCGTTTAAAACCCAATCATTGCCTATTTTACGATATCTTTTGCCCTCGTGATTATCGTGTTGATATCCTGTACCGACCACATTGTGCCAGTTTGAAAAATCAACATCGTATTTTAGCTCCGTATCTATAATCTTTCTATCTACTTCTACCTTTACCATACTAAAAGGGTCCACGCGGCGCAAATGATAATTGTCGTTTCTTCTGCTCACGTCGCGCAATGCTATTTCAAAATTTAACGTATTAGATAAATCCTCTTTACCTAGCCTGGCGTTAAACTTACCGATATATCGTTGCGTCTTTATCGAGTCGGCAGTATGGTGAGGCTGCTTGTCGTCGTCGATATTATCGTGCACGAGCGTAAATCTAAACTCGCTTAGCTCGCTAGGTACGAAACCCACTACCGCGCTTTGCCCTTGCCTAGCGTAGCCGTAGTTCCACTCTCTGCCGCCGCCGTCTTTATAGCGGTTGGCTTTAGAAAAGTTCGCGTTTAAAATCGTATAGAAATTTGCGCCGCGGTATTTAAAAAGTCCCGAGCCGTAAAACGTCCTGCCGTAAAATCCGCCCGCGACGTGAAATTTATCCATCGAATTATCGAGCAAATCCGTCACGAAAAAATAATCATCCCTTGGCGCGCGGTCGAATTGATTTTCGGGTAATGCGCTTTGGGCGATGTTTGGCGTATATGGCGGTGGAGGCGTAAAATCCTTTATCGGCTTTATGACGTCGGGATTTGCGCCGTTTGCGAGCAGCGCCGTCGCAGCCGCAGCCAGACTGATAGCTAATCTCATTTAAAATCCTTTATGATAATTATGATTTTTTGTATCAAAATATTAAAAGAATTATAGTGCAACATTCTTTTAATGGTCTTAATATGAAATAAGATATTATAAAAATAATTTGATTTTTATTTTTAAGGAATAATATAGGATTGGAATAGGTTAAAAAATTTTCAAAGGAGTTTTTCTTAAAAAGAATACTATGGTTAAAAATAGAATTATTAGACAAAAGCAGATAGTATAAAAATATTAGAGCTATTTTATAACTTATATTATTTTACAACTTATAAAATAATATAAATTATTATATATAACAAATTATTTATATTAAAAAGTTGTTAATATAAAAT harbors:
- a CDS encoding ABC transporter substrate-binding protein; amino-acid sequence: MNRRGFLGFGAAIGATAFAPSLFAKENFTMWGAPAIPSVIMAVASLQGELAKTHDVRLRIWNSTDQLRAGVANGEIKITMAPSNVGANMRNHGLNLAMLNLLSLGTIQAMVKDENIKTFEDFIGKKLIIPFKGDMPDLVLRALCKKRGIDISKIDITYTQTPPEAAGLFLQRDYDILIVPQPLPAATILRGKKMGVAVHYGVDIPKVWGESFNTKPYIPMAGIIVDVDFYKANLPLFDTLHSDLTNALSWIKDNKQSAAKIGAEYLPVPEPALVNAFDRANLTVTKARDMQDEIMSFFETIFEFNPKLLGGKMPDKSLFL
- a CDS encoding TonB-dependent receptor domain-containing protein — translated: MRLAISLAAAATALLANGANPDVIKPIKDFTPPPPYTPNIAQSALPENQFDRAPRDDYFFVTDLLDNSMDKFHVAGGFYGRTFYGSGLFKYRGANFYTILNANFSKANRYKDGGGREWNYGYARQGQSAVVGFVPSELSEFRFTLVHDNIDDDKQPHHTADSIKTQRYIGKFNARLGKEDLSNTLNFEIALRDVSRRNDNYHLRRVDPFSMVKVEVDRKIIDTELKYDVDFSNWHNVVGTGYQHDNHEGKRYRKIGNDWVLNGFRFADVTNKKTRVFDTLSYKFTDAHKLSLALNYDWMKSNLNDLNTVYNGASAINTVAKLIKQIYGKDFDGNIKQNGLSASLKYDFTPNKQDNYYVAIESLYRMPSNMERFSSLYGPTTRGWISNPFIKPERHNRVNLGFTYKSEFYKEYMSSRQGEDSFSVGGHFIADDAQDLIIYDRRHSVAALPINKNAVITRNVDARIYSVNLRGEYNFARNFGLKTLLFYNYGQNKTDGRPLYQIRPFEANLAFDYKDYASFGSYNIGTAVRYVAKQNRGDFDKSTGFGIDKREAAKSFTTMDVYGGFEFKNSWGVRLGVTNIFDKDYAEFISGEHVGALDPDPVVRAPGRAVFVSFHSSF